A window of Onychostoma macrolepis isolate SWU-2019 chromosome 01, ASM1243209v1, whole genome shotgun sequence contains these coding sequences:
- the LOC131540582 gene encoding uncharacterized protein LOC131540582, with amino-acid sequence MIKLGLNIRSLSSKALFVNDMFTDHKLDVLCLTETWLKQDDYITLNESTPQDYCYKHEPRPKGKGGGVATIYSNIFSISQRSGFKYNSFEVMVLHITLSKETSVNDKSPVMFVLATVYRPPGHHTDFIKEFSDLLSELVLTADKVLIVGDFNIHVDNERDSLGSAFIDILNSIGVKQHVSGPTHCRNHTLDLILSHGIDVSGVEILQQSDDISDHYLVSCIFHIAKAVKPTPCYKYGRTSAGRYDQKCISRYFSKLYRFHGI; translated from the coding sequence atgataaagcttggcttgaatattagatccctttcttcaaaagcactttttgtaaatgatatgttcactgaccataaactagatgtgctttgtctgacagaaacctggctaaaacaagatgattacattactttaaacgagtctacaccccaagattactgttacaaacatgaaccgcgtccaaaaggtaaagggggaggtgttgctacaatttatagcaatattttcagtatctctcaaaggtcgggtttcaagtataattcgttcgaagtaatggtgcttcatataacgttatccaaagaaacaagtgttaatgataaatcccctgtgatgtttgtattggctactgtatacaggccaccagggcaccatacagactttattaaagaattttctgatcttctatcggagttagtactgactgcagataaagtcctaatcgttggtgattttaatatccatgttgataatgaaagagattcgttgggatcagcatttatagacattctaaactcaattggtgttaaacaacacgtgtcaggacctactcattgtcgaaatcatactctagatttaatactgtcacatggaattgatgtcagtggcgttgaaattttgcagcagagcgatgatatctcagatcattatctagtctcctgtatattccatatagctaaagctgtaaagccaactccttgttacaaatatggtagaactagtgctgggcggtatgaccaaaaatgtatatcacggtatttttcaaaattataccggtttcacggtatatga